In Lolium rigidum isolate FL_2022 chromosome 3, APGP_CSIRO_Lrig_0.1, whole genome shotgun sequence, the genomic window CCTGGCCACCTTGGAGGCCCTAAAAGGAAATATAAGAACATCAGGTGTCAAATTAGGCATCAGGATAATCCTACTGAACAAGTGGTTGATCAATAAGAATTCAGTACATGGACCAAAAAGCAGAAACTTATCGCAGACTTATTTGTTTACATCCTCAAGGAACTATGAGCAGCGGCAATCTGTGCCTGTGATGACCTCAACTGCCCTTATTAATATTTCATTTTCGTGTTGGAGATCATCATACCATATTACTCGTAGATAAATGCATAATAGAAAAATCGCTAGAGGACAGGCACAGTTACACAGCAAAAAACCATGCTAGCTACAAGGGACTTATTTAAAATCGGAATCGCTTAGCCAAGGCCACAGAAAAACATGCCATGAGATATATAGGTAAATTAGTTCACAGCACAAACTAGTCAATACTGAAAATGGAGAATTCCTATAGTTCAAGAGGTGTAACTTAACCAGTAAGCAGCTACACTGGATATCTCTCTCACTGTAATTAGTTCGAAAAGTGTCAACccaaggagattgaaccgatgctgATAGCTTCATAAAGATACTCAGGGCAGGAAGCCTAAAGGACAGGTAAATGTACACAGCGAAAAGTATGCAACTATGTGGAACGAATTTAACATCAGAATCACTTAGCAAAGGCCACAGACAAATATGCAATGAGATATATAGGTAAACTAGTTCGCTGCACAAACTCGTCAACACAGATAAAGGATTATTCATACAAATCAACAGGTGTAACTTAGCCAGCAAGTGGCTACATCAGGATACCTCTTTCACTATAATCAGTTGGAGAAGTTTTGGCAGCGACTTAGCAAACCAAGGAGATTGAACTGATGCTCGTAGCTTCATAAAGCTACTCAGGGCAGAGGTAGGCTATAAGGTGGCACTCCACAGGCCTAAATCCAAAATGCTTACAGTGACTGGGCCATCCAGTGGGCAATTTGTTGGATCACGTGCCATCCAAGCTGAAATCATCGGGCGGGTGCGTTTTTTATCAGGCTAGTATTGCTTTGTAAAGTGAGTTTAGCCATTCTTGTAGTGTAAGATACTAGTAGTAGATATTTTGCCGATCTGTGTAGGGCTGAGCCAACGCCTAAAAATTCCCTCATTTCTAGGTGTAATTCTGTGGTGTGGTATATATGCTCACAATTAGGCTTCGGATGCGGATCAAGGATCCGTCCAGCCACCTGCATCTAATATACTACAACCGTAATCTTTCCTACACGTCACCACCGGCACCGGCCAATGTTGCGAACATCAGAACAGAACCAAGCGCGCGTTCTCCAGATGCGGGGATGATTAAAAGTTAGTACGCGGAACCGCGGGGAGAGGGGGGGAGGATTCCGTCTTACTCGGCAAACGCGACAGCGGAGGCGGAGGtgccggtgggcggcggcggcggcgggggcaggCATGCGGCGATGGTGGAGAAGCCCTGGCGCTGCTTGTGCTTGAGGTTGGATTTGCAGTGGATGAAGACGATACCACGGCGCTTCACCACCTTGCAGAAGCTGCACAGCCGCTTCACCGACGCACGGACCTTCATCTTCCTCCGAGCTTCGTGCTCCCGACCTTCGATCCGATTCGACGCGCCGTATTGGGTTTTGGTTCTGGTCTTGGTTAGGGTTCCCTTGTGTGGATGGATATTTGTCGATGGGTCGGTAGGGGTAAATGCTGGCCCAGGCCCATGGGCACTCCATGGTCTCTAGAATTAGACATGAGTAAAATGCAACCACGGTACTACCTCAACTTGAAGAGCAAAAACAATACTATCACTGAATTTTTACATACGCGAAGTACGGTATCTAAACACGAACAATGTTCATTTAGGTCACTGCCTCACCGTATAGAGATGTATTTGTCCAATGGACCAACGCACGACAGTGCTCGACCTCGCCATCCACAAGGGCAGGATGGGAGGCACACTGAGGAGCAAGCCTCGGTCCCACGTGTGCCTAGTCTCATGTGTCGTCGCACCACACCACCGATCGCCCCTCGAGCGGTTGAGTGGGATAGGATTCTTTTTTGAGGTGGGGTATTGAGAAAGAGCTTAGGATGGAAAGAGTAGTAGTTTGATAGTTTTTTTGTAAAATAAAACACACTTACAGCGTCAAGCTAGCAAATATGTCTTTGTATGGTGAGCCAATGATCTAAATGAACATAGTGTTGTATTTAGGTACATCACGTATTCGAAAGGTCGATAACCGTATCAATTTGTTTCTCCAAGTTGAGGTAACGGGGCTGCATTTTACTCATTAATATTTTAGTTTtgttcatttttttctttttctccattTACATAAATTATATATGACAGATTCTTCTCTTGAGAAACAACGGGTATAATATTGAGACATATCACACATCATACATGAAGGTTGGAGTCACAAAGCAAAAGGCGTATTGTAAAAAAAAAAGTATTATCTTCGTTCTAGATTGTAGTATGTTTGGAAAGTTGATCCAACTTTTCAAAACATACTAGTACATCTTGAAATAGAGGTACTACTAATTAGGGACCTCCTCTAAGCTTACTAAGCATCCACATCGAAGAAATTTATGCCAAAACTAGTCAACCAAAGTCTATGGTCgtgactgtaggataacgttgcatagaaaacaaaaattttcctaccgcgaacacgcaatccaagccaagatgcaatctagaagatgggagcaacgaggggatgatcaagactaacccttgaagagattccaaagcctataagagtaggctcttattgctgcggtagacgatcacttgccgcttgcaaaagcgcgtagaagatcttgatcacgatcgcttccggcgccacgaacgggcagcacctccgtactcggtcacacgttcggttgttgatgaagacgacgtccacctccccgttccagcgggcagcggaagtagtagctcctcttgaatccgacagcacgacggcgtggtgtcggtggtggtggagaagtccggcggagcttcgctaagcgtgcgggaactatagaggagagaggggcggctagggtttgggagggggcgccggccatctagtggtgcggccaccttgtggtgcttggggtggccggccccctcccttggcccctcattatataggtggaaccccaagaggtggtgtccaagtcttcgaataagacccgaaccaaaaccttccataggaggggcaaacctagcccaactaggactcccacccaaaggtgggattcccacctcccatgtgggggtggccggccccctatggtggagtccacttgggactccaccccatctagggctggccggccatggaggtggagtcccttgtggactccaccttccttggtggtttcttccggacttttctagaaccttctagaaccttccatagaaccttccgcgacattttatttcacataaaatgacatcctatatatgaatcttattctccggaccattccggaactcctcgtgatgtccgggatctcatccgggactccgaacaaatattcgaacttcattccataattcaagtactaccatttcaacatccaactttaagtgtgtcaccctacggttcgtgaactatgtggacatggttgagtactcactccgaccaataaccaatagcgggatctggagatccataatggctcccacatattcaacgatgactttagtgatcgaatgaaccattcacatacgataccaattccctttgtcacgcgatattttacttgtccgaggttcgatcttcggtatcactctataccttgttcaacctcgtctccgacaagtactctttactcgtaccgtggtatgtggtctcttatgaacttattcatatgcttgcaagactttagacgacattccaccgagagggcccggagtatatctatccgtcatcgggatggacaaatcccacttgttgatccatatgcctcaactcatactttccggatacttaatcccacctttataaccacccatttacgcagagtggcgtttgatgtaatcaaagtacctttccggtataagtgatttacatgatctcatggtcataaggactaggtaaccatgtatcgaaagcttatagcaaataacttaatgacgagatcttatgctacgcttaattgggtgtgtccattacatcattcatacaatgatataaccttgttattaataacatccaatgttcatgattatgaaactaatcatccattaatcaacaagctagttaagaggcatactagggacttctttgtttgtctacatatcacacatgtactaatgtttcggttaatacaattatagcatgatatataaacatttatcataaacataaagatatataataataaccactttattattgcctctagggcatatctccttcgatctcccacttgcactagagtcaataatctagtttacatttgtaaagatataacaccttggccttatggtgctttatcatgtattgctcacgggagaggtttttagtcaacggatccgacacgctcgtaaacgtatgtattttgtaattcatttgcgtctcaacgcatcactcatttccaaatgagtcggcattaaatatgtttggtcttttggtggaaccttaattccgcggtgctgaaatatgtcactaatattgtcacacacaatatagcttcaaagttcgactcgtcgtaaatacaccaagttctcaaagaacctcatgacttaacatcctttgtcattgtcaaaacaatgacatactctgccttcttttgtagaatccgtcacaatatttagaactcttctaaatctagcatagacaacttctagctcattgtgctacttttaaacaacacttaatctaatttgagattgaaattatattttatatgtgacaaaaacaatatcggtgtaacaccttacggcgatttgtttgtcatttcttcatacaaaaatatatatatatatatatccttagttcttctaaagtactcaaggatattcttacttgtcgtccaatgatcatcatatgaatcattccggtatatgctcataacactttatagcacatgatatctgattgtgtacatattattcgtgatctataatcactcatgtgtttttactcattgagtgtcagatacactcaagtcttgttaaaacatcacatgacaagaacattttcttaatatttctatattgaactacttcaatatccatcatatgtactttgacttaaacttatttatgtgtttcaatctatcttcatagatcttgacaccgaatttgtttcgatccatatcctttcattgaagttaattctcaatgaaacctttttaatcaagtatataattacatcatttataaccaactatatgtcacctacataaagtattataaatgtgtcttagcgctcccacttaatttcttgcaaatgcaagcctcttt contains:
- the LOC124700996 gene encoding uncharacterized protein LOC124700996, whose protein sequence is MKVRASVKRLCSFCKVVKRRGIVFIHCKSNLKHKQRQGFSTIAACLPPPPPPPTGTSASAVAFAEASKVARQESSMKFNWPLGLAALLKNGDK